One genomic window of Mogibacterium diversum includes the following:
- a CDS encoding putative manganese-dependent inorganic diphosphatase, protein MESDKKIIIIGHKNPDTDSICSAIGYAEIKNRITNTNNYVARRAGEINGETEFVLQRFGIKVPEYVDNVATQVRDMEIRHTPGVPKEMTIKEAWSIMGKSEAVTQPITEADKVIGLITKGDIARTFMDAESSSFLSSTSPRFSDIAATIDGHIVVGDGELHFDKGKVLVGAALVERMQGVVQEHDLVILVDRKENQIGALEAGAGCIILCLGAKASKEVAELAKAKEAVIIETDLDTFSVSREINKSVPLEAFMTSDGIEGFKLDDYTDSVKAEMGATRHRAFPVTDSKGRYVGTVSRRNLLNIRKKQVILVDHNEKSQAVDNIDDADILEIVDHHRLGTIQTLQPIFFNLQPVGCTATILYQMYIERGIDVPKHIAGLLCAAIVSDTLMFRSPTCTTQDKMAAGALALIAGIDIESFAAEMFEAGSDLKDKSAEEIFYQDYKKFTFGSSSFGVGQISSMNEGELSNIKEMLLPLMEHECGKNKVSMVFFLLTDIKHSSSEMLYAGEHAREMIMNAFPGAVPTDGGFKIDGLLSRKKQLIPAFMDAIQGV, encoded by the coding sequence GTGGAATCCGATAAGAAGATAATAATAATTGGACATAAGAATCCCGACACCGATTCTATTTGCTCAGCGATTGGCTATGCTGAGATTAAGAATCGAATTACGAATACCAACAATTACGTCGCTCGCCGCGCTGGTGAAATCAATGGAGAGACGGAATTTGTGCTACAGAGATTTGGTATTAAAGTTCCTGAATACGTGGATAATGTCGCTACTCAGGTCAGGGATATGGAGATTAGGCACACCCCGGGAGTTCCTAAGGAGATGACTATTAAGGAAGCCTGGAGCATCATGGGCAAAAGCGAGGCTGTAACCCAGCCAATTACCGAGGCTGACAAGGTTATCGGGCTCATTACGAAGGGTGATATCGCGCGTACATTTATGGATGCGGAGAGCAGCTCTTTTCTTTCGAGCACATCACCTAGGTTTAGCGATATTGCCGCTACGATTGACGGACATATCGTAGTCGGTGATGGGGAGCTTCACTTCGACAAGGGCAAGGTCCTAGTAGGAGCGGCGCTGGTCGAAAGAATGCAGGGCGTCGTTCAGGAGCACGATTTAGTAATCCTTGTTGACCGCAAGGAAAACCAAATTGGGGCACTCGAGGCAGGCGCAGGATGCATTATCCTGTGTCTTGGTGCGAAGGCCTCTAAGGAAGTCGCAGAACTTGCAAAAGCCAAGGAGGCAGTTATCATTGAAACTGACCTTGATACGTTCTCAGTATCGAGGGAAATCAACAAGAGTGTACCGCTAGAAGCATTTATGACATCTGATGGAATCGAAGGTTTTAAGCTGGACGACTATACGGACAGCGTCAAAGCTGAGATGGGAGCTACGAGGCATCGAGCGTTTCCGGTTACAGATAGCAAAGGTCGCTACGTAGGAACAGTTTCGAGACGTAATCTGCTCAATATCAGGAAGAAACAGGTAATTCTCGTAGACCATAATGAGAAGTCACAGGCAGTGGACAATATCGATGATGCGGACATACTTGAGATTGTGGATCACCACAGGCTAGGGACTATCCAGACGCTTCAGCCGATATTCTTCAATCTTCAGCCAGTCGGATGCACTGCTACAATCCTGTACCAGATGTATATAGAGCGTGGCATAGATGTACCTAAGCACATTGCAGGGCTACTCTGTGCGGCAATCGTATCTGATACGCTTATGTTCAGATCACCGACATGTACAACGCAGGATAAGATGGCTGCGGGTGCACTCGCATTAATTGCGGGCATCGATATCGAGTCTTTTGCAGCTGAGATGTTCGAGGCAGGATCAGACCTCAAGGATAAGTCAGCAGAAGAAATTTTCTATCAAGATTACAAAAAGTTTACATTCGGAAGCTCGAGCTTCGGAGTTGGACAGATAAGCTCGATGAACGAAGGTGAGCTGAGCAATATCAAGGAGATGTTACTTCCGCTCATGGAGCATGAGTGTGGCAAGAACAAAGTCTCGATGGTATTTTTCCTACTAACTGATATCAAGCACTCCTCGTCAGAGATGCTTTATGCCGGTGAACACGCTCGAGAGATGATAATGAATGCATTTCCAGGGGCCGTTCCGACAGATGGCGGATTTAAGATAGACGGGCTGCTATCTAGAAAGAAACAGCTCATACCAGCGTTTATGGACGCTATTCAAGGCGTTTAA
- a CDS encoding peptidylprolyl isomerase, producing MKHFVIEMENGATMSGELYEDIAPKSVENFVELCEKGFYDGLIFHRVIPGFMIQGGCPDGTGMGGPGYSIPGEFSSNGFKNDLRHTRGVLSMARSMNPNSAGSQFFIMVEDAPHLDGQYAAFGKVTEGMEEADRIVSVPRNMMDKPNEDQVIKTITIK from the coding sequence ATGAAACATTTCGTAATTGAGATGGAAAATGGTGCTACCATGAGTGGCGAGCTCTACGAGGATATCGCACCTAAATCAGTTGAAAATTTCGTAGAACTTTGTGAAAAGGGTTTCTATGACGGTCTTATTTTCCACAGAGTTATTCCAGGCTTCATGATTCAGGGCGGATGCCCAGATGGAACTGGCATGGGAGGCCCTGGATACAGCATTCCAGGAGAGTTCTCATCTAACGGATTCAAGAACGACCTGAGGCACACTAGAGGTGTTCTCTCTATGGCTAGATCGATGAATCCTAACTCAGCTGGCTCACAGTTCTTTATCATGGTTGAGGATGCACCGCATCTGGACGGACAGTATGCTGCATTTGGAAAGGTTACAGAAGGCATGGAAGAAGCAGACCGCATCGTTTCTGTTCCACGTAACATGATGGATAAGCCTAACGAAGATCAGGTAATCAAGACTATTACAATTAAGTAA
- a CDS encoding DUF445 domain-containing protein: protein MLKYIAAPLIGALIGYCTNYIAVKMLFRPRHEKYIFGHKVPLTPGAIPKGKTRLAKSVGNVISNHLVTSEDIESKALNEETEAAVTERIMKMLKSDIDSGFRAISSSEEEYEMITTNLDYAVTLRMADAVKSINFSDIIKVKGGQIIGEQLGGSMLGMFINPEMIDSILGSISDNIGRYVDDHCYNFLAPEVSRSMEKLRGDNIYDMITSNGVSDEELRAKVREIYRKTIKAVIPELIAKMDIASMVSQKIEDMEVEQLEDMVMEVMSKELTTIVNLGALIGFILGLVNLIF, encoded by the coding sequence ATGCTTAAATATATCGCTGCTCCGCTAATCGGAGCACTTATAGGATATTGTACCAATTATATTGCGGTCAAGATGCTGTTCAGGCCGCGCCATGAGAAATACATCTTCGGTCACAAGGTGCCGCTGACCCCTGGAGCTATTCCGAAGGGGAAAACTAGGCTTGCAAAGTCCGTCGGAAATGTGATATCGAATCACCTCGTCACGAGTGAAGATATCGAGAGTAAGGCGCTTAATGAAGAGACAGAAGCAGCTGTTACTGAGCGAATCATGAAGATGCTGAAATCAGATATCGATAGTGGGTTTAGAGCAATTTCATCCTCTGAAGAGGAGTACGAGATGATTACGACGAATCTCGACTATGCGGTAACTCTACGAATGGCGGATGCGGTTAAGAGTATTAATTTCTCAGATATAATCAAGGTGAAGGGCGGTCAGATAATCGGAGAGCAGCTCGGAGGATCTATGCTTGGGATGTTCATAAATCCGGAGATGATAGATAGCATTCTTGGTTCGATTTCGGATAATATCGGAAGGTATGTGGATGACCACTGTTACAACTTCTTAGCACCTGAGGTTAGCCGCAGTATGGAGAAGCTTCGTGGTGATAACATTTATGACATGATAACGAGTAATGGTGTGAGCGACGAGGAACTGAGGGCGAAGGTAAGAGAGATTTATAGGAAAACTATCAAAGCTGTGATTCCGGAGCTTATCGCTAAAATGGATATCGCTAGTATGGTCAGTCAGAAAATCGAGGACATGGAAGTTGAACAGCTCGAGGACATGGTCATGGAGGTGATGTCGAAGGAGCTAACTACTATCGTCAATCTAGGTGCGCTAATTGGATTTATACTAGGTCTTGTTAACCTTATTTTTTAG
- a CDS encoding tRNA threonylcarbamoyladenosine dehydratase: protein MINQFSRSELIYGKDAIETLKGCRVAVFGVGGVGGYVVEALARAGVGALDIIDNDNVSLTNINRQIIATHDTIGESKVAVCESRIKTLNPDCEVRGHQMFYLPETAENFDFTKYDYVVDAVDTVSAKLDIIERCKSVEVPIISCMGCGNRIDPTKLAIMDITKTSMDPLAKVIRKGLKDRRIKGVKVLCSTEEPIVPVIPEGGEAECKGTAGRVAPGSTPFVPAAAGLAIASEVVKNLTGFDSRKRTKGGH from the coding sequence ATGATTAATCAATTTTCAAGAAGTGAATTAATATATGGAAAAGACGCAATCGAGACCCTGAAGGGCTGCCGAGTTGCGGTGTTTGGCGTTGGCGGCGTCGGTGGCTACGTGGTGGAAGCGCTCGCTAGAGCTGGTGTTGGTGCTCTTGACATCATCGATAACGACAATGTCAGCCTGACAAATATAAATAGGCAGATAATCGCTACCCATGATACTATCGGCGAAAGCAAGGTAGCGGTGTGTGAGTCGCGAATTAAGACACTGAACCCAGACTGCGAGGTGCGCGGACACCAGATGTTCTACTTGCCTGAAACTGCGGAGAATTTTGACTTCACCAAGTACGACTATGTTGTGGATGCCGTCGACACTGTATCAGCTAAGCTCGATATCATCGAGAGATGCAAAAGTGTGGAAGTTCCGATAATTTCCTGCATGGGGTGTGGAAACCGAATAGATCCTACGAAGCTAGCCATTATGGACATCACCAAGACATCGATGGATCCGCTTGCCAAGGTTATACGGAAAGGACTCAAAGATAGGCGAATTAAAGGTGTAAAAGTTCTCTGTTCCACTGAGGAGCCTATCGTGCCAGTCATCCCGGAGGGCGGAGAGGCTGAGTGCAAAGGAACTGCAGGCAGAGTGGCTCCTGGCTCAACCCCATTTGTCCCTGCTGCTGCGGGGCTTGCAATAGCTAGCGAAGTCGTGAAGAATCTCACGGGCTTCGATTCACGAAAACGAACAAAAGGTGGACATTAA
- the mutM gene encoding bifunctional DNA-formamidopyrimidine glycosylase/DNA-(apurinic or apyrimidinic site) lyase: MRQTKGCAPTILFALFHSVCIIISLKGVAKMPELVEVETARRILAPQVSGCTIEDAEVRLAKSIKNYSPEEFKKLVLGSKFDTVLRRGKFLIFNMLTPKHEGAPEELKLVAHYRMTGVLLVTPPGYEELKHTHIVFKLRDDDGTEKELRYIDQRQFGGIWAITTGAEFRATGIGQLGAEATDDTLEGEYLKGHLAKRKSAIKTGLLDQSVIAGLGNIYTDEILYRCGIIPTRACNSLTDDEWQALASEIPKMINFMIEKNQISEEDYLAGKGTDYRNTPFLQVYNHAGEECQKCGSKLERAVIAGRSSVYCPECQE; this comes from the coding sequence ATGAGACAGACTAAAGGCTGTGCACCGACTATTTTATTTGCATTATTTCACTCGGTGTGTATTATAATTAGTTTGAAGGGAGTAGCCAAGATGCCTGAACTAGTAGAGGTTGAAACTGCGAGAAGGATTCTCGCACCACAAGTAAGTGGCTGCACAATCGAAGATGCCGAGGTGAGACTGGCAAAGAGTATCAAGAATTACAGTCCCGAAGAGTTCAAGAAGCTGGTGCTCGGTAGTAAGTTTGATACCGTACTGCGCCGTGGTAAATTTCTGATTTTCAACATGCTCACACCGAAGCATGAAGGTGCGCCAGAGGAGCTCAAACTCGTAGCTCACTACCGCATGACTGGCGTTCTCTTGGTGACGCCACCTGGGTATGAGGAACTCAAGCACACGCATATTGTGTTTAAGCTGCGAGATGATGACGGCACCGAGAAAGAGCTCCGCTATATCGACCAGAGGCAATTTGGCGGTATATGGGCTATAACGACAGGTGCAGAATTTAGAGCGACCGGTATCGGGCAGCTCGGAGCAGAGGCGACGGACGATACACTTGAAGGAGAGTATCTGAAGGGTCATCTAGCGAAGAGAAAGTCTGCCATCAAGACGGGGCTCCTTGACCAAAGCGTTATCGCAGGCCTTGGAAATATTTACACCGACGAAATCCTATACCGCTGCGGAATTATTCCGACTAGAGCTTGTAATTCGCTTACTGATGATGAGTGGCAGGCTCTCGCCAGTGAGATTCCGAAGATGATAAATTTCATGATAGAAAAGAATCAGATTTCTGAAGAGGACTATTTGGCAGGAAAAGGGACGGATTATAGAAATACTCCATTTCTGCAGGTATATAATCATGCTGGAGAGGAATGTCAAAAGTGCGGAAGCAAGCTTGAGAGAGCTGTGATTGCAGGCAGGAGCAGTGTGTACTGCCCTGAGTGTCAGGAGTGA
- the recR gene encoding recombination mediator RecR: MRQYPKPLNKLINELSKLPGIGGKTAQRLAFHILALEESEATALANSIVNAKRSLHYCSVCGNLTDTDPCEICSDESRDRTKVCVVETPQDVIAMERVREFKGLYHVLHGAISPVEGIGPNEINLKSLITRLQQHDEVGEIIVATNPNIEGEATAMYIARLLKPSGIKVTRIAHGIPVGGDLEYADEVTLLKAMEGRREI; encoded by the coding sequence ATGAGGCAGTATCCAAAGCCACTGAACAAGTTAATAAATGAGCTGTCTAAGCTGCCTGGAATTGGTGGCAAGACCGCACAGCGTTTAGCGTTCCACATTCTTGCGCTTGAGGAGAGCGAGGCAACAGCTCTTGCAAATTCAATCGTGAACGCCAAGAGAAGCCTTCATTACTGCTCGGTGTGCGGCAACTTGACAGATACCGATCCGTGTGAGATTTGCAGTGATGAATCGCGGGATAGGACTAAGGTATGTGTTGTCGAGACACCGCAGGATGTGATTGCGATGGAGCGGGTAAGGGAATTTAAAGGACTGTATCATGTGCTTCACGGTGCTATTTCGCCGGTAGAGGGCATCGGGCCTAACGAGATTAATCTCAAATCGCTGATTACTAGGCTCCAGCAGCACGACGAGGTAGGCGAGATAATCGTGGCAACTAACCCCAATATCGAGGGTGAGGCGACTGCCATGTACATAGCTAGGCTGCTAAAGCCATCTGGCATCAAGGTGACGAGAATTGCGCACGGTATTCCAGTAGGTGGAGACCTAGAGTATGCCGATGAAGTCACGCTTCTCAAGGCGATGGAAGGAAGACGAGAGATATAA
- a CDS encoding YbaB/EbfC family nucleoid-associated protein has protein sequence MGKGMRAGKKKKVGGGAGNMQQQMKQLQAMQRDMEAAQASIAEQETTATAGGGAVEVTVNGNKEITKLVIDRDVVDPDDVEMLQDLIMAAVNEGMRQIDAIAENEMGKVTGGLNIPGLGL, from the coding sequence ATGGGAAAAGGTATGAGAGCAGGTAAGAAAAAGAAGGTTGGCGGTGGTGCTGGTAACATGCAGCAGCAGATGAAGCAGCTTCAGGCTATGCAGCGCGATATGGAGGCTGCGCAGGCTTCTATCGCTGAGCAGGAGACAACTGCAACTGCTGGCGGCGGTGCAGTTGAGGTTACTGTTAACGGTAACAAGGAGATCACAAAGCTCGTAATCGATAGAGACGTTGTTGATCCAGATGATGTAGAAATGCTTCAGGATCTCATCATGGCGGCTGTAAATGAGGGTATGCGCCAGATCGATGCAATCGCTGAGAATGAGATGGGCAAAGTAACAGGCGGGCTCAACATCCCTGGACTAGGACTGTAG
- the dnaX gene encoding DNA polymerase III subunit gamma/tau, translating into MHLALYRSERPERFEEIIGQKHIVKILRNQIKKGTVSQSYLFAGTRGTGKTTTARILAKAVNCTCSEPGVDLPCGECANCRAITEGRFLDVVELDAASNNGVESLRQITESVQYPPTVGKYKVYIIDEAHMLTDSAENAFLKTLEEPPAHVIFILATTNPEKIKATIKSRCLTLNFRHVSENDLLDGMRRICQKKAINIEEDALAVIARKADGSVRDALSLLEQCINAGDELITRELVLEYTGGAGDDFYIELTDAIRTGEAGTALADIDSMVRIGKDAKQLLSDWLMHYRNLMICKYVQDPSELVNASSENTVRIVAQAKSLSDEAINYGIRLLSDTVNKAKFSTMPRILLETCVIKLIVGESAEVRTEPVRINANISMSARTPRTEAGTAPATSSAQRLNAKAENHRPESISAEASQSGTPKEEPQATNAYEKQVQPRPNASAERAQDVEEPQPLFEQKFNPLEGAPPDRHIVEFEANHNLDEMWDRICDQMARTDAMFMAMVAKYTRLVDLHGSELTVEVKKTKSLMADDALDELNRITKALYGDKFYITLRVVEYNPADARELSQVEEPGLQRFDEELIDAAEEKDEIAKEVAKDVADFFGVDKIDIK; encoded by the coding sequence ATGCATCTGGCACTATATAGGTCTGAAAGACCGGAACGCTTTGAAGAGATAATCGGACAGAAGCATATTGTGAAGATACTTCGCAATCAGATCAAGAAGGGAACGGTGAGCCAATCGTATCTGTTTGCGGGAACCCGAGGCACGGGTAAGACGACGACAGCGAGGATTCTTGCAAAAGCAGTTAACTGCACCTGCAGCGAGCCCGGCGTAGACCTACCGTGTGGTGAGTGCGCTAATTGTAGGGCGATTACAGAGGGGAGATTTCTCGATGTCGTAGAGCTGGACGCAGCATCCAACAATGGTGTGGAGAGCCTAAGGCAGATTACCGAATCAGTGCAATATCCGCCAACCGTTGGAAAGTACAAGGTCTACATCATAGACGAGGCGCACATGCTCACCGATTCGGCGGAAAATGCTTTCCTCAAGACACTTGAAGAGCCACCAGCGCATGTAATATTCATACTGGCGACGACCAACCCGGAGAAGATCAAAGCGACGATAAAATCAAGATGCTTAACGCTGAACTTCAGGCATGTCTCGGAAAATGATCTGCTGGACGGCATGAGAAGGATTTGCCAGAAGAAGGCGATTAACATAGAAGAAGATGCCCTAGCCGTTATTGCCCGCAAGGCAGACGGTTCCGTACGAGATGCGCTCAGTCTGCTCGAGCAGTGTATAAACGCTGGTGATGAGCTTATAACCAGAGAGCTGGTGCTGGAGTATACGGGCGGCGCAGGAGATGATTTCTATATAGAGCTAACAGATGCGATTAGGACAGGGGAAGCTGGAACGGCGCTCGCTGATATAGACAGCATGGTGAGGATAGGTAAGGATGCCAAGCAGCTGCTTTCGGACTGGCTAATGCACTACAGGAATCTCATGATTTGCAAGTACGTGCAGGACCCTTCGGAGCTTGTAAATGCCTCAAGCGAGAACACTGTGAGAATCGTCGCACAGGCAAAGTCTCTGAGTGACGAAGCGATAAATTATGGCATTCGCTTGCTTTCGGACACCGTCAATAAGGCAAAGTTCTCGACTATGCCGAGGATTTTGCTAGAGACATGTGTTATTAAACTTATCGTAGGTGAGAGTGCGGAAGTCAGGACTGAGCCAGTTCGTATAAATGCGAATATCTCTATGAGCGCTAGGACTCCAAGGACCGAGGCAGGGACTGCACCAGCGACGAGTAGTGCACAGCGGTTGAATGCCAAGGCAGAGAACCATAGACCAGAGTCAATAAGCGCAGAAGCTTCGCAATCAGGAACACCAAAGGAGGAGCCGCAAGCTACAAATGCTTACGAGAAGCAGGTTCAGCCTCGTCCAAATGCCAGTGCGGAGAGAGCGCAGGATGTAGAGGAACCACAGCCTCTATTCGAACAGAAATTTAACCCACTCGAGGGGGCACCACCAGATAGGCACATCGTGGAGTTTGAAGCAAATCATAATCTTGATGAGATGTGGGATAGAATCTGTGACCAGATGGCTAGAACAGATGCGATGTTCATGGCGATGGTTGCGAAGTACACGAGACTGGTCGATTTACACGGTAGCGAACTTACCGTAGAGGTTAAGAAGACCAAGAGCCTGATGGCTGATGATGCACTAGACGAGCTCAACAGGATAACTAAGGCCTTATATGGTGATAAGTTCTACATCACGCTTAGAGTTGTGGAGTATAATCCGGCGGATGCAAGGGAGCTTAGCCAAGTTGAAGAACCTGGGCTTCAGAGGTTCGATGAGGAACTCATTGATGCAGCAGAGGAAAAAGACGAGATAGCCAAGGAAGTGGCGAAGGATGTAGCTGACTTTTTTGGCGTAGATAAGATAGACATTAAATAG
- a CDS encoding TIGR04197 family type VII secretion effector, which produces MSSKEILINSNTMKGMEKDVASSTMGIKEVTARDYETTIAGNANSIECYEACNNVVTAMNNALNRDAKKIAKAHNGFKDFDNKVAKCFGKK; this is translated from the coding sequence ATGAGCAGCAAAGAAATATTAATAAATAGTAATACGATGAAAGGTATGGAGAAGGATGTAGCTTCATCGACAATGGGAATAAAAGAAGTCACTGCAAGAGACTATGAAACAACAATAGCCGGAAATGCAAATAGCATAGAATGTTACGAAGCTTGTAACAACGTAGTAACAGCTATGAATAATGCACTTAACAGAGATGCTAAAAAAATTGCAAAGGCGCATAATGGTTTTAAGGATTTTGATAATAAAGTTGCCAAATGCTTTGGAAAGAAATAA